In Priestia megaterium NBRC 15308 = ATCC 14581, the following proteins share a genomic window:
- a CDS encoding M55 family metallopeptidase: MKLYLSVDMEGITGLVDHTNVLRQKKNYERSRKIMTDEANAVIYAGFREQCSEVVVNDSHSSMNNLLVERLHPETQLISGSVKPYSMVQGLDQTFDGAMFLGYHAKASMPGVMSHSMIFGARNMYIDDTNIGELGFNAYVAGYYGVPVLMVVGDDQTALEAQQLIPNVTTAIVKQAISRSAAKTLTPKKAEQLLQEKTAAAIQHRHLVKPLLPPKHPTLRIEFANYGQAEWAHLMPGTEIEPGTTTVRFQAKDILEAYQAMLVMTELATRTTFC, encoded by the coding sequence ATGAAACTATATCTGTCGGTTGATATGGAAGGAATTACGGGACTCGTCGATCACACAAATGTTCTGCGGCAGAAAAAAAATTATGAAAGAAGCCGCAAAATAATGACGGATGAAGCAAATGCAGTAATTTATGCAGGATTTAGAGAACAGTGCTCAGAAGTTGTGGTAAATGACAGTCATTCGAGTATGAATAATCTCCTTGTTGAACGGCTTCATCCAGAAACTCAGCTTATTTCAGGAAGCGTAAAACCATATTCAATGGTACAGGGATTAGATCAGACTTTTGATGGTGCTATGTTTCTAGGATATCATGCTAAAGCATCCATGCCTGGTGTCATGTCTCATTCGATGATATTTGGTGCTCGCAATATGTACATAGACGATACGAATATTGGAGAGTTAGGCTTCAATGCATATGTCGCAGGCTATTACGGCGTGCCAGTTTTAATGGTAGTCGGTGATGACCAAACGGCGTTGGAAGCACAGCAGCTTATTCCAAACGTGACGACTGCTATCGTCAAACAGGCCATTTCACGTTCTGCAGCCAAAACATTAACCCCTAAGAAAGCAGAACAATTACTTCAAGAAAAAACAGCCGCAGCTATTCAACATAGACACCTTGTTAAACCTTTACTTCCACCTAAACATCCAACCTTACGAATAGAGTTTGCAAATTACGGTCAAGCAGAGTGGGCGCACTTAATGCCGGGCACAGAAATTGAGCCTGGAACGACGACTGTTCGGTTTCAAGCAAAAGATATTTTAGAAGCTTATCAGGCCATGCTTGTTATGACTGAATTAGCGACGCGCACAACATTCTGTTAG
- a CDS encoding S66 peptidase family protein → MIKPKPLQKGDTVAVIAPASPPNQHNLKKGIEYLKGIGLNVVTGAHLYKKNGYLAGTDEQRAADIHAMFANKEVKAIICACGGYGTARLASQLNYDLIKRNPKIFWGYSDITFLHTAIHQRTGLVTFHGPMLSSDIGKEDVHIETKQAFYQLFSHRSFCYTDQISSLDTICEGEATGQLIGGNLTLLVSTLGTPFELDTKNKILFIEDIDEEPYEIDRMMTQLYMANKLQDAAGIIIGDFHNCYPKKRTESLSLEEALTSYLTSLKKPVMRGFCIGHCSPQTPVAIGSYATMSTYERMVEFESGITLPKDKVER, encoded by the coding sequence ATGATAAAACCAAAACCATTACAAAAAGGTGATACAGTAGCTGTTATTGCGCCTGCTAGTCCGCCTAATCAGCACAATCTAAAAAAAGGAATAGAATATTTAAAGGGAATAGGATTAAACGTAGTAACAGGCGCACATTTATATAAAAAAAACGGGTACTTGGCAGGGACTGATGAACAGAGAGCAGCCGATATACATGCGATGTTTGCCAATAAGGAAGTAAAGGCAATTATTTGTGCATGCGGAGGGTATGGGACTGCTAGGCTTGCCTCGCAATTAAACTACGATTTAATCAAGCGAAACCCAAAGATTTTTTGGGGATATAGTGATATTACGTTTTTACATACGGCTATTCATCAGCGCACAGGTTTGGTTACCTTTCACGGGCCAATGCTTTCGTCGGATATCGGAAAAGAAGATGTTCATATAGAGACGAAGCAAGCTTTTTATCAATTATTTTCTCACCGTTCTTTTTGCTATACGGATCAAATTAGTTCGCTCGACACTATTTGTGAAGGAGAAGCAACTGGTCAGCTGATAGGAGGAAATCTTACTTTGCTGGTAAGCACGCTTGGTACACCATTTGAACTAGATACGAAAAATAAAATTTTATTTATTGAAGATATTGATGAAGAGCCGTATGAAATTGACCGCATGATGACACAGCTGTATATGGCCAATAAACTACAGGATGCAGCGGGAATTATTATCGGAGATTTTCATAACTGCTATCCTAAAAAACGTACAGAGTCGCTTTCATTGGAAGAGGCATTAACAAGTTACCTAACTTCTTTAAAAAAGCCTGTTATGAGAGGGTTTTGCATCGGACATTGCTCTCCTCAAACACCTGTGGCGATTGGAAGTTATGCCACGATGTCGACGTATGAACGAATGGTGGAATTTGAATCCGGTATTACATTACCAAAAGATAAAGTCGAACGCTGA
- a CDS encoding ABC transporter permease, whose translation MRRRDNVLEKQEYKQIPDEWFVPKKKKKSEAEAVVRPSLSYWHDAWRRLVKNKLAMLGLFFLVILVVMAIFGPMFSPYSVTKASFTEQNLPPSASHWFGTDDLGRDMYTRTWYGARISLFVGLMAALIDFIIGVIYGGFSGYKGGKTDNVMMRVIEILYGLPYLLVVILLMVVMGPGLSTIIVALSVTGWIGMARIVRGQVLQIKNYEYVLASKTFGTKTSRIIKRNLLPNTMGPIIVQMTLTVPTAIFAEAFLSFLGLGVQAPYASWGVMANDGLSTILSGYWWRLFFPAFFISLTMFAFNVLGDGLQDALDPKLRR comes from the coding sequence ATAAGAAGGAGGGATAACGTGCTGGAAAAACAGGAGTATAAGCAAATTCCTGATGAGTGGTTTGTGCCAAAGAAAAAGAAGAAATCTGAAGCTGAAGCAGTTGTAAGGCCGAGTCTTTCTTATTGGCATGATGCTTGGCGCAGGCTTGTAAAAAATAAGTTGGCCATGCTGGGTCTCTTTTTTTTAGTCATTCTCGTTGTGATGGCTATATTCGGTCCTATGTTTTCACCCTACAGTGTAACGAAAGCTTCTTTTACAGAGCAAAATCTTCCTCCTTCAGCTAGTCATTGGTTTGGAACGGATGACTTAGGCAGAGATATGTACACCCGGACATGGTACGGGGCTAGAATCTCTTTATTTGTAGGACTGATGGCAGCGCTTATTGATTTTATCATCGGTGTCATTTACGGGGGATTCTCAGGCTACAAAGGCGGAAAAACAGATAATGTCATGATGCGCGTAATTGAAATTTTATATGGTCTTCCTTATTTATTAGTGGTGATTTTACTAATGGTAGTCATGGGCCCCGGGCTTTCTACGATTATTGTGGCACTTTCCGTTACAGGTTGGATCGGGATGGCGAGAATTGTACGGGGGCAAGTATTGCAAATAAAAAACTATGAATACGTGCTTGCATCCAAAACGTTTGGAACAAAAACTAGTCGTATCATTAAGCGAAACCTGCTTCCAAATACGATGGGACCGATTATCGTTCAAATGACACTAACCGTACCAACTGCCATTTTTGCTGAAGCTTTTTTAAGCTTTTTAGGGCTGGGTGTACAGGCTCCTTATGCCAGCTGGGGAGTAATGGCAAACGATGGTTTATCAACGATTCTATCAGGCTATTGGTGGCGTTTGTTTTTTCCCGCTTTTTTTATTTCTCTTACCATGTTTGCTTTTAATGTCCTTGGAGACGGACTGCAAGATGCACTTGATCCGAAATTAAGGAGGTAA
- a CDS encoding purine/pyrimidine permease gives MFRVSIASLQWFLFMISNSMIVPIVIASQFHLNAADSIQFLQRTLFILALSGLLQVFIGHKYPIMEGPAGVWWGVFSLYASLGTVLFGSHSETLRVLQFTLLISGIIAILMSLLGLIDKLAKYFTPTVTGTYLILLVTQLSGSFLKGMFGITETNSAIKLPIALASAAILLLTFYLLSHRTLNKLSIIISIGVGWGVFAMLGLAKPIEFQAQLFYIPKVFVFGAPRVEWNMVVTAFFVTLILITNMLASIRVVESVYKHKGEKIEKDNIKRSGMVSGISQLLGGLFSGVGAVPISGSGGFISATNLYSRVPFIVASCLLLFLSIFTPLTSIMSALPPAVGYAAIFPVFTGMMALGIGEFKHAKQPEKAMKKAGIALLSGIGVMFLPSQAFSTLPPLVTTFLSNGLVLGTIIILALEISESISLKRQGAKEV, from the coding sequence ATGTTTCGAGTTTCCATTGCTTCACTACAATGGTTTTTATTTATGATTTCTAATAGTATGATTGTTCCTATTGTAATTGCTTCTCAGTTTCATTTAAACGCAGCGGATTCTATTCAATTTTTACAGCGAACGTTATTTATTTTAGCTTTATCCGGGCTCTTGCAGGTATTTATAGGGCATAAATATCCCATCATGGAAGGGCCAGCTGGTGTTTGGTGGGGCGTCTTTTCTCTGTATGCGAGTCTTGGAACCGTTCTATTTGGTTCTCACTCTGAAACGCTCCGCGTGCTGCAGTTCACCCTCCTTATAAGCGGGATAATTGCTATTTTGATGAGCCTGCTTGGTCTCATTGATAAACTAGCAAAATACTTTACCCCGACAGTTACCGGTACATATTTAATTTTATTAGTGACGCAGCTCAGCGGTTCCTTTTTAAAAGGAATGTTTGGTATTACAGAAACGAATTCAGCTATTAAACTTCCTATTGCGCTGGCTTCAGCTGCGATTTTGCTGCTGACTTTTTATTTATTATCGCACCGGACGTTAAATAAGCTCAGCATTATTATTAGTATTGGTGTAGGCTGGGGAGTATTTGCAATGCTAGGGTTAGCTAAACCTATCGAGTTTCAGGCGCAGTTATTTTACATACCTAAAGTGTTTGTATTTGGAGCTCCTCGCGTTGAATGGAATATGGTTGTCACTGCTTTTTTTGTGACGCTCATTTTAATTACAAACATGCTAGCTTCTATTCGTGTTGTTGAGTCTGTTTATAAACACAAAGGAGAAAAAATTGAAAAAGACAATATTAAGCGTTCGGGGATGGTTTCGGGTATAAGTCAGCTGCTTGGAGGATTGTTTTCAGGTGTCGGTGCCGTGCCTATTTCCGGTTCCGGTGGATTTATTTCAGCTACAAATCTTTATAGCCGAGTTCCTTTTATTGTAGCATCGTGTCTTTTGCTTTTTCTGAGTATCTTTACTCCTTTAACATCCATTATGTCCGCTCTTCCTCCTGCCGTCGGATACGCGGCAATCTTTCCTGTTTTTACAGGTATGATGGCTCTTGGAATTGGAGAATTCAAGCATGCCAAACAGCCCGAAAAAGCAATGAAAAAAGCCGGTATTGCGTTGCTGTCGGGGATAGGGGTTATGTTTTTGCCTTCTCAAGCTTTTTCAACACTGCCACCTTTAGTTACTACTTTTTTAAGCAACGGATTAGTTCTTGGCACCATTATCATTCTTGCACTGGAAATTTCCGAATCCATTTCTTTGAAAAGACAAGGTGCAAAAGAGGTATAA
- a CDS encoding peptide ABC transporter substrate-binding protein, with product MKEGEMMKKIGSLLMMCVLIFALAACTATKDSGAEPEKKSSTAKEDGKVLYMNNGAEPTSFDPPIGFDSYSWNMLNNLMEGLTRLGKSDEPEGAMAEKWDISEDKKVYTFHLRKDAKWSNGDDVKASDFVFAWKRLLDPKTGSPAAFLGYFIQGGEEFNTGKGSADQVGVKALDDKTFEVTLKSPQAYFLSVVSNPAFFPINEKVATKNPKWFAEADSFVANGPFKLTQWKHNSNLVMERNDQYWDAENVKLDKVKWAIVENTNTEYQMYQNGELDVSEIPSDLSEKLLKDGDVHIEDQAGTYFYRFNLDKEPFQNKNIRKAFAMAVDQDQIVNFVTKNKEKPARGFVSYGFKDADGKDFRKTGGDLLKTDGKEAKALLKKGMKEEGYKKLPAITLTYSTDDTHKKIAEALQQMFKENLGVDVKLANMEWNVFQEEQKALKFQLSRSSFLADYADPINFLESFQTGHSMNRTAWSNKEYDELIKQAMNETDNKKRFELMYKAEGILFDEMPIIPIHFYNYVFLIKDNVSGIVRHPVGYLDLKWADKQ from the coding sequence ATGAAAGAGGGGGAAATGATGAAAAAAATAGGGTCTTTACTAATGATGTGTGTACTTATATTTGCACTTGCTGCCTGTACGGCCACAAAAGATTCAGGCGCGGAGCCAGAAAAGAAAAGCAGTACAGCAAAAGAAGACGGTAAGGTCCTTTATATGAATAATGGCGCAGAACCTACGTCTTTTGATCCACCTATTGGATTTGATTCATATTCATGGAATATGCTTAATAACTTAATGGAAGGGCTGACTCGTTTAGGAAAAAGCGATGAGCCTGAAGGAGCAATGGCCGAGAAATGGGATATCTCTGAGGACAAAAAGGTCTATACGTTTCATTTACGAAAAGATGCTAAATGGTCAAATGGAGATGACGTGAAAGCAAGTGATTTCGTATTTGCTTGGAAGAGGCTGTTAGATCCTAAGACGGGTTCACCAGCGGCATTTTTAGGTTATTTCATCCAAGGTGGAGAAGAATTTAATACGGGTAAAGGTAGTGCCGATCAAGTAGGGGTAAAAGCGCTAGATGACAAAACCTTTGAAGTTACGCTTAAAAGCCCTCAAGCCTATTTCTTAAGCGTAGTTTCCAATCCAGCGTTCTTCCCAATTAATGAAAAAGTAGCAACAAAAAATCCGAAATGGTTTGCAGAAGCAGATTCGTTTGTTGCGAATGGTCCCTTCAAATTAACTCAATGGAAGCATAACAGTAATCTAGTCATGGAAAGAAACGATCAATATTGGGATGCTGAAAATGTAAAGCTCGACAAGGTAAAATGGGCAATTGTTGAAAATACAAACACAGAATATCAAATGTATCAAAATGGAGAACTAGATGTTTCTGAAATTCCATCGGATTTAAGTGAAAAGCTGCTGAAAGATGGAGATGTTCATATCGAAGACCAAGCGGGAACTTACTTCTATCGCTTTAATTTAGATAAAGAGCCCTTTCAAAACAAAAATATCCGTAAAGCATTTGCAATGGCTGTAGATCAAGATCAAATTGTTAATTTTGTTACAAAGAATAAAGAAAAACCAGCTCGTGGGTTCGTATCTTACGGATTTAAAGATGCAGATGGAAAGGATTTCCGTAAAACGGGCGGCGATTTATTAAAAACAGATGGCAAAGAAGCAAAAGCACTTCTGAAAAAAGGAATGAAAGAAGAAGGATATAAAAAGCTGCCAGCTATTACGCTAACATACAGTACAGACGATACGCATAAAAAAATAGCAGAAGCACTGCAGCAAATGTTCAAAGAAAATCTAGGCGTAGATGTGAAGCTTGCCAATATGGAATGGAATGTTTTCCAAGAAGAACAAAAAGCGTTAAAGTTTCAGCTGTCAAGAAGTTCATTTTTAGCTGATTATGCAGATCCAATTAACTTTTTAGAGAGCTTCCAGACGGGTCATTCAATGAACCGTACAGCTTGGAGCAATAAAGAATATGATGAGTTAATTAAACAAGCTATGAACGAAACTGATAATAAAAAACGTTTTGAGCTTATGTATAAAGCAGAAGGTATTTTATTTGATGAGATGCCGATCATTCCTATCCATTTCTACAACTATGTGTTTTTAATCAAAGATAACGTATCTGGAATTGTTCGTCATCCTGTTGGCTATTTAGATTTGAAGTGGGCAGATAAACAGTAA
- a CDS encoding ABC transporter ATP-binding protein, with the protein MEKMLQIKNLHVQFSTYGGRVQAVRGVSFDLHKGETLAIVGESGCGKSVTSQSIMRLIPTPPGRITSGSILFKGQDLTKLSEKKMRDIRGADISMIFQDPMTALNPTLRVGEQIAENIMQHENISKEKAKEKAFETLELVGIPNPKERLKQYPHEFSGGMRQRIVIAMALVCNPEVLIADEPTTALDVTIQAQILELFKDIQQKTDVSIVLITHDLGVVAQVADRVAVMYAGKIVEIGTRRDIFYTPQHPYTKGLLRSVPRLDLYESELVPIAGSPPDLFAPPSGCSFAPRCPYVMEVCDRMYPASTKLKESHQVHCWLQDERAQKFVTTIS; encoded by the coding sequence ATGGAAAAAATGCTCCAAATCAAAAACTTACACGTACAGTTTTCAACTTACGGAGGGCGAGTTCAAGCTGTAAGAGGCGTTAGTTTTGATTTACATAAAGGAGAAACACTAGCGATTGTCGGAGAGTCAGGGTGCGGAAAAAGCGTAACATCTCAAAGTATTATGAGGTTAATTCCGACACCTCCGGGCAGGATCACAAGCGGATCTATTTTATTTAAAGGCCAGGATTTAACGAAACTATCAGAAAAAAAAATGCGAGACATTCGAGGCGCTGATATTTCGATGATTTTTCAGGATCCCATGACTGCGCTTAATCCAACTCTTCGCGTAGGTGAGCAAATTGCAGAAAATATTATGCAACATGAAAACATTTCAAAAGAAAAAGCCAAAGAAAAAGCATTTGAAACGCTGGAGCTAGTCGGAATTCCAAATCCTAAAGAACGCCTAAAGCAATATCCTCATGAATTTAGCGGGGGAATGAGACAGCGTATTGTCATTGCAATGGCTCTTGTATGCAATCCCGAAGTGCTAATTGCTGATGAACCTACCACAGCTCTTGACGTCACGATACAAGCGCAGATTTTAGAATTGTTTAAGGACATTCAGCAGAAAACGGATGTCTCTATTGTTTTAATTACCCATGATTTAGGTGTAGTTGCTCAGGTAGCTGACCGTGTTGCCGTAATGTATGCAGGAAAGATTGTAGAGATTGGAACAAGAAGAGACATCTTTTATACGCCGCAGCATCCGTATACAAAAGGATTGCTGCGTTCAGTTCCTCGGTTAGATTTATACGAAAGTGAACTTGTGCCTATTGCAGGATCACCTCCCGATTTATTTGCACCTCCATCCGGATGTTCGTTCGCACCTCGCTGTCCTTACGTAATGGAAGTATGTGACCGCATGTATCCTGCGTCGACAAAGCTGAAAGAAAGTCACCAAGTGCACTGCTGGCTTCAAGATGAGAGAGCTCAAAAATTTGTAACAACTATAAGCTAG
- a CDS encoding ABC transporter permease: protein MKSYILKRFLSMLVTLWVIVTLTFFLMHSIPGSPFNEERATSDAVQKNLESFYHLDEPLAVQYILYLKSIVTFDFGPSIKQPSQTVNDLLGRGFPVSFELGMVTLILAVTSGITLGIIAALRRNGIIDYMAMSIAVIGLSVPNFVMATLLIQQLSVNLKILPAATWTSPLHMILPTLALATGPMAIIARLTRSSMIEVLTQDYIRTARAKGLSPVKIVFKHALRNALMPVITVLGTIAASVLTGTFVIEQIFAIPGMGKYFVDSINTRDYPVIMGTTVFYSSILIIMLFLVDIAYGILDPRIKLYKKEG, encoded by the coding sequence GTGAAAAGTTATATTTTGAAACGATTTTTATCCATGCTTGTTACGCTATGGGTAATTGTGACCTTAACCTTCTTTTTAATGCATTCGATTCCTGGATCTCCATTTAATGAAGAACGAGCGACAAGCGATGCAGTTCAAAAAAACCTGGAATCATTTTATCACTTAGATGAGCCGCTAGCTGTGCAATATATTCTTTATTTAAAGTCCATTGTTACCTTTGACTTTGGTCCTTCCATTAAACAGCCGTCTCAAACGGTTAACGACCTTTTAGGAAGAGGGTTTCCCGTTTCATTTGAACTTGGAATGGTGACGTTAATTCTTGCGGTGACTTCCGGTATTACACTAGGCATTATCGCTGCTCTTAGAAGGAATGGAATAATTGATTACATGGCGATGAGCATAGCAGTTATCGGATTGTCGGTTCCAAATTTTGTTATGGCCACGTTGTTAATTCAACAGCTTTCTGTTAATTTGAAAATTTTACCTGCCGCTACGTGGACGAGCCCTTTACATATGATTCTTCCGACTCTAGCTCTTGCCACAGGTCCTATGGCTATTATTGCACGTTTGACTCGCTCAAGCATGATAGAAGTACTAACTCAAGATTATATTCGAACAGCGCGTGCAAAAGGGCTTTCACCAGTAAAAATTGTATTTAAGCATGCGCTTAGAAATGCTTTAATGCCCGTTATAACAGTTCTTGGAACGATTGCAGCCAGCGTATTAACCGGCACATTTGTTATTGAACAAATCTTTGCTATTCCTGGCATGGGAAAATATTTTGTGGACAGTATTAATACGAGAGACTACCCGGTAATTATGGGCACGACGGTCTTTTACAGTTCGATTCTCATCATTATGCTTTTTTTAGTAGACATTGCTTACGGAATACTTGATCCACGAATCAAACTGTATAAGAAGGAGGGATAA